The following are encoded together in the Platichthys flesus chromosome 9, fPlaFle2.1, whole genome shotgun sequence genome:
- the ndufs7 gene encoding NADH dehydrogenase [ubiquinone] iron-sulfur protein 7, mitochondrial, which produces MAALVAPRLAMFGSFSSRHISVFAVQQKSLHSCAKSEKTCTSLVPVREQSTAVAAAAAQPSAVASSKGEYVITKLDDLVNWARRSSLWPMTFGLACCAVEMMHMAAPRYDMDRFGVVFRASPRQSDVMIVAGTLTNKMAPALRKVYDQMPEPRYVISMGSCANGGGYYHYSYSVVRGCDRIVPVDIYVPGCPPTAEALLYGTLQLQKKIKREKKMRIWYRK; this is translated from the exons ATGGCGGCGTTGGTCG cacCTCGCCTGGCCATGTTTGGCTCCTTTTCATCAAG ACACATCTCAGTGTTTGCTGTTCAACAGAAGAGTCTGCACAGCTGTGCTAAAAGTGAGAAAACCTGCACGAG TCTGGTTCCAGTCAGAGAGCAGAGCACGGCagtggcagctgcagcagcccaACCAAGCGCTGTAGCCAGCAGCAAGGGGGAGTATGTTATCACCAAGCTGGATGATCTGGTCAACTGGGCACGCAGG AGCTCTCTGTGGCCTATGACCTTTGGGCTGGCGTGCTGCGCGGTGGAGATGATGCACATGGCGGCGCCCCGTTACGACATGGACCGCTTCGGAGTCGTGTTCAGAGCGAGCCCCCGGCAGTCTGACGTCATGATCGTGGCAGGGACGCTGACCAACAAGATGGCCCCGGCTCTGCGGAAG GTGTACGACCAGATGCCTGAGCCCAGATACGTCATTTCAATGGGAAG cTGTGCTAATGGAGGAGGCTACTACCACTACTCCTACTCTGTCGTCAGAGGCTGCGACAGAATTGTACCAGTGGATATTTATGTTCCAG gttgTCCTCCCACTGCAGAGGCTCTCCTCTACGGGACTCtacagctgcagaagaaaatCAAACgtgagaagaagatgaggatCTGGTATCGGAAGTGA